A window of Rhodococcus sp. SGAir0479 contains these coding sequences:
- a CDS encoding response regulator transcription factor, producing MIRVALVDDQQLVRAGFRMVIDSQPDLEVVLEASDGTAALDVLSRTAVDVVLMDVQMPNMDGIEATRRLTEPEQSPKVVVLTTFENDEYVMSAISAGASGFLLKDVPPEELLEAIRTVHRGDAVIEARSTRKLLQHVGPLLGHSVQPSLPDDLTPREIEVLAAMAHGLSNTEIAAKFCVSEATVKTHVGRVLSKTGSRDRVQAVVYAFQVGLVRPQDLLGAD from the coding sequence ATGATCCGCGTGGCCCTCGTCGACGACCAGCAACTCGTGCGCGCCGGGTTCCGCATGGTGATCGACTCGCAGCCGGACCTCGAGGTGGTGCTCGAGGCGTCCGACGGCACCGCCGCCCTCGACGTGCTGTCGCGCACCGCCGTCGACGTCGTGCTGATGGACGTCCAGATGCCGAACATGGACGGCATCGAGGCCACCCGGCGGCTCACCGAACCCGAGCAGTCACCGAAGGTGGTGGTGCTCACCACGTTCGAGAACGACGAGTACGTGATGTCCGCGATCAGTGCGGGCGCCAGCGGCTTCCTGCTCAAGGACGTCCCGCCCGAGGAGCTGCTGGAGGCCATCCGCACCGTCCACCGCGGCGACGCCGTCATCGAGGCCCGGTCCACCCGCAAGCTGCTGCAGCACGTGGGGCCGCTGCTGGGCCACTCGGTGCAGCCGTCGCTTCCGGACGACCTGACACCCCGCGAGATCGAGGTGCTCGCGGCGATGGCCCACGGACTGTCGAACACCGAGATCGCCGCGAAGTTCTGCGTCTCCGAGGCCACCGTCAAAACCCATGTGGGACGGGTGCTCTCGAAGACGGGGTCCCGAGACCGCGTGCAGGCCGTGGTGTACGCCTTCCAGGTGGGTCTGGTCCGGCCGCAGGATCTGCTCGGCGCCGACTGA
- a CDS encoding ABC transporter permease: MRGLAWAQMRAHAGRYVASVLAVVIAVAFIVATLALNSTVEDGVTDSLAGQYATTDAVVTGPVDAAAVAAVPGVRAVADDIAASAKVGRPGESASWGSAVSLSEDPGLRWQRLSDGRFPAALGEVAVPTSAGIPLGGEVTVTALGGERTTAAVATVVGRIDLAGTAQQLDGTTVYATTAQLNAWTGGVGSHEIRVAGDGSLSQTQLAERLRSFLPADATVETGARQAELASQRFLGDADLLASVLLAFGAIAVVVAGLVIANTFAVLLAARTRELALLRCVGATATQVRGSVRVEAAGVGVVASVLGVGLGVLAAWAVARLATAADVPIPLHGVSVTPVTVLVGIAVGVAMTMVAASAPGRAATRVSPLAALQPLESAPEAVAVSRSRRIGGTAALLAGVGILAAGVAGAQVLIACAGGLLTFVAIVVLSQRIVPAVVAGVGAVVGRFGGPVGLLAAGNAGRNPRRTAATATALLIGVTLTSTLVVGIAVTKASAPGAVDDQFPVDVTVASHTAPGLPAEFIDTVRRLDGVAAAAPLGTAEVTLPDGTALSAVGVDVAAVRATLRTDIDLPAAGQLLLGPDERRRSGLAAGDRVVLSGNAGRSEVTVGTGVDGAPVLLDRRTLAALSSQVVDDQLWIRLSDGLGADGRAVQDEITSLADRMAPGSEVGGSLAMRATLDTVLDTLLLIVAGLLSVAVVIALIGVGNTMALSVLERRRESGLLRALGLTRSGLRSLLLWEALLIAGVAAALGVVLGLAFGITGSAALFGFDDLQLGTLPWLTLAAIVAGGGLAGVIAALLPARRAAGTAPVAALA, translated from the coding sequence ATGCGCGGGCTGGCCTGGGCGCAGATGCGCGCACACGCCGGACGGTACGTCGCCTCGGTGCTCGCGGTCGTCATCGCGGTGGCGTTCATCGTCGCCACCCTGGCGCTCAACTCCACCGTCGAGGACGGGGTGACCGATTCGCTGGCCGGGCAGTACGCCACCACGGACGCCGTCGTCACCGGGCCCGTCGACGCGGCCGCGGTCGCGGCGGTTCCGGGGGTGCGGGCGGTGGCCGACGACATCGCGGCGAGCGCCAAGGTCGGACGCCCCGGGGAGAGCGCGTCGTGGGGTTCGGCGGTCTCGCTGTCCGAGGATCCGGGGCTGCGCTGGCAGCGGCTGTCGGACGGGCGGTTTCCCGCCGCACTCGGCGAGGTCGCGGTCCCCACGTCCGCGGGCATCCCGCTCGGCGGCGAGGTCACGGTGACCGCGCTCGGCGGCGAGCGGACGACGGCCGCCGTCGCGACGGTGGTGGGCCGGATCGACCTCGCCGGGACCGCGCAGCAGCTGGACGGCACCACGGTGTACGCCACCACCGCACAGCTGAACGCGTGGACCGGCGGCGTCGGCAGCCACGAGATCCGCGTCGCCGGCGACGGCAGCCTGTCGCAGACGCAACTGGCGGAGCGGCTGCGCTCGTTCCTTCCCGCGGACGCCACCGTGGAAACTGGTGCCCGACAAGCAGAGTTGGCCTCGCAGCGGTTCCTGGGCGATGCGGACCTGCTGGCGAGCGTGCTGCTCGCGTTCGGGGCGATCGCGGTGGTGGTCGCGGGTCTGGTCATCGCCAACACGTTCGCGGTGCTGCTGGCCGCGCGGACCCGGGAACTGGCGCTGCTGCGCTGTGTGGGTGCGACGGCGACGCAGGTCCGCGGCAGCGTCCGCGTCGAGGCGGCCGGGGTGGGCGTCGTCGCCTCGGTGCTGGGCGTGGGGCTGGGCGTCCTGGCCGCGTGGGCGGTGGCCCGACTCGCGACGGCCGCCGACGTGCCGATTCCGCTGCACGGTGTGAGCGTCACCCCGGTGACGGTGCTCGTCGGCATCGCCGTCGGGGTGGCGATGACGATGGTGGCCGCGTCGGCGCCCGGACGGGCCGCGACCCGGGTGTCGCCGCTGGCGGCACTGCAGCCCCTCGAGTCGGCACCCGAGGCCGTCGCGGTCTCGCGCAGCCGGCGGATCGGGGGCACGGCCGCGCTCCTCGCCGGCGTGGGCATCCTCGCCGCCGGGGTGGCGGGCGCGCAGGTCCTGATCGCGTGTGCTGGCGGGCTCCTGACGTTCGTCGCGATCGTGGTGCTGAGTCAACGGATCGTGCCGGCGGTGGTCGCCGGGGTGGGCGCAGTGGTGGGACGGTTCGGCGGCCCGGTGGGCCTGCTCGCCGCCGGTAACGCCGGCCGCAACCCGCGGCGCACGGCGGCAACCGCGACCGCGCTGCTCATCGGCGTCACGCTCACCAGCACCCTCGTCGTGGGTATCGCGGTCACCAAGGCCAGCGCGCCCGGCGCGGTCGACGACCAGTTCCCGGTGGACGTGACCGTCGCCTCGCACACCGCGCCCGGACTGCCGGCCGAGTTCATCGACACGGTACGGCGCCTCGACGGCGTCGCGGCCGCGGCGCCGCTGGGGACCGCGGAGGTCACGCTGCCGGACGGCACCGCGCTCTCGGCGGTGGGAGTGGACGTCGCGGCGGTGCGGGCGACGCTGCGCACCGACATCGACCTGCCCGCGGCGGGTCAGTTGCTGCTGGGGCCGGACGAGCGCCGCCGCTCCGGCCTCGCCGCCGGCGACCGGGTGGTGCTGAGCGGCAACGCCGGACGCAGCGAGGTGACGGTGGGCACCGGTGTGGACGGTGCCCCGGTCCTGCTGGATCGCCGCACGCTGGCGGCGTTGTCGTCGCAGGTGGTCGACGACCAGCTGTGGATCCGGTTGTCCGACGGGCTCGGCGCCGACGGCCGGGCGGTCCAGGACGAGATCACCTCGCTGGCGGACCGGATGGCGCCGGGCAGCGAGGTGGGCGGCTCGCTCGCGATGCGCGCGACGCTGGACACCGTGCTCGACACCCTGCTGCTGATCGTCGCGGGTCTGCTGTCGGTGGCCGTGGTGATCGCACTGATCGGCGTCGGCAACACGATGGCGCTGTCGGTGCTCGAACGGCGCCGCGAATCGGGTCTGCTGCGGGCGCTCGGGCTGACGCGCTCGGGTCTGCGGTCGCTGCTGCTGTGGGAGGCGCTGCTGATCGCGGGCGTCGCGGCCGCGTTGGGCGTGGTGCTGGGATTGGCGTTCGGGATCACCGGGTCGGCGGCACTGTTCGGGTTCGACGACCTCCAACTGGGCACGCTGCCGTGGTTGACGCTCGCCGCGATCGTCGCGGGCGGCGGACTCGCCGGCGTGATCGCCGCCCTGCTCCCGGCCCGGCGGGCGGCCGGGACGGCGCCGGTGGCGGCGCTGGCGTGA
- a CDS encoding LCP family protein, which translates to MRIDRQGGARVPQEPTARQVPRPPAPASRIQIAVAVAAVLVLVVTGFAWRSVDSLRSSLATIGDLGLGGGKDGAVDILLVGTDSRTDAHGNPLSESELASLRAGEEVASNTDTIILVRVPNDGSSATAISIPRDAYVDVPGIGKSKINAAYGATKESERQELVEDGKSESEAEKQSTKAGREALIKSVANLTGITVDHYAEIGLLGFVLLTDAVGGVDVCLNAAVDEPLSGARFTAGEQTLNGSNALSFVRQRHDLPRGDLDRIVRQQVFMASLVRQVLSAKTLTNPGKLNQLSTAVQRSVVLDSDWDIIDFATQLQDLAGGNVKFETIPVVDINGMTDYGESIVQVDPKAVRKYVAGLVGAEAPDDSADDASTTSSTVPTTMPDIDVSSVTVDVANDSSISGLAASVGDILAAEGFALGDVGNNTGTSVTRTAVYAKKADSEAAQAVSVTLGGLPVEEDSSLASGEVRVVLAGDYKSPTGSSSTSDGVSSAGTSPTPVEPGPAIDAGNKGPHCVN; encoded by the coding sequence ATGAGAATCGACCGCCAGGGAGGCGCACGCGTGCCACAGGAGCCCACCGCACGGCAGGTGCCGCGTCCACCGGCCCCCGCTTCCCGCATCCAGATCGCCGTCGCGGTCGCGGCGGTGCTCGTGTTGGTGGTCACCGGGTTCGCTTGGCGCAGTGTCGATTCCCTCCGATCGAGCCTGGCCACCATCGGGGACCTCGGGCTCGGCGGCGGCAAGGACGGCGCGGTGGACATCCTGCTGGTGGGCACCGACAGCCGCACCGACGCGCACGGAAACCCGCTGAGCGAGTCGGAACTCGCGTCGCTGCGTGCCGGCGAGGAGGTGGCGTCGAACACCGACACCATCATCCTGGTCCGGGTCCCCAACGACGGCAGCTCGGCCACCGCGATCTCCATCCCGCGCGATGCGTACGTCGACGTGCCCGGCATCGGCAAGTCGAAGATCAACGCCGCGTACGGCGCCACCAAGGAGAGTGAGCGCCAGGAGCTCGTCGAGGACGGCAAGTCGGAGTCCGAGGCCGAGAAGCAGTCCACGAAGGCCGGCCGCGAGGCGCTCATCAAGTCGGTCGCGAATCTCACCGGCATCACGGTCGACCACTACGCGGAGATCGGCCTGCTCGGATTCGTCCTGCTCACCGACGCGGTCGGCGGCGTCGACGTGTGCCTCAACGCGGCTGTCGACGAACCACTCTCGGGTGCCCGGTTCACCGCCGGCGAGCAGACCCTCAACGGTTCCAATGCGCTCAGCTTCGTCCGTCAGCGGCACGACCTGCCCCGCGGCGACCTCGACCGCATCGTCCGGCAGCAGGTGTTCATGGCCTCGCTCGTCCGGCAGGTCCTCAGCGCCAAGACGCTGACCAACCCGGGCAAGCTGAACCAGCTCTCCACCGCCGTGCAGCGTTCGGTGGTCCTCGATTCGGACTGGGACATCATCGACTTCGCGACCCAGCTGCAGGACCTGGCAGGCGGCAACGTCAAGTTCGAGACCATTCCGGTCGTCGACATCAACGGCATGACCGACTACGGCGAGTCGATCGTCCAGGTCGACCCGAAGGCCGTGCGCAAGTACGTCGCCGGGCTCGTCGGAGCGGAGGCGCCCGACGACTCCGCCGACGACGCCTCGACGACGTCGTCCACGGTGCCCACCACGATGCCCGACATCGACGTCTCGTCGGTCACCGTCGACGTCGCCAACGACAGCAGCATCAGCGGTCTGGCCGCGAGTGTCGGCGACATCCTCGCGGCCGAGGGATTCGCGCTCGGCGACGTCGGCAACAACACCGGCACCTCGGTGACCCGCACGGCCGTGTACGCGAAGAAGGCGGACAGCGAAGCCGCGCAGGCGGTCTCGGTGACGCTCGGCGGCCTGCCCGTCGAGGAGGACTCGTCGCTGGCGTCCGGTGAGGTCCGCGTCGTGCTCGCCGGCGACTACAAGAGCCCCACCGGATCGTCGTCCACGTCGGACGGTGTCTCGAGTGCCGGCACCTCCCCCACCCCCGTCGAACCGGGCCCCGCGATCGACGCCGGGAACAAGGGCCCACACTGTGTGAACTGA
- the rfbD gene encoding dTDP-4-dehydrorhamnose reductase, whose amino-acid sequence MRRILVTGARGQLGARLLQCAEAAGVSAVGVGSAELDITDREAVDSWVEPGSVVVNCAAYTAVDAAESDEAAAAAVNERGARNVAEACARAGAGLIHVSTDYVFPGDAHAPYEADDATGPRSAYGRTKLAGEQAVRRALPDAQVVRTAWVYTGADSDFVATMLRLERERETVQVVDDQLGSPTYAVDLAAGLLELARTGGRGVPTLHATNAGSATWFDLARAVFAEVGADPERVRACSSAEFVRPAPRPAYSVLSPRSWEAAGLTPLRPWRDALADALARLG is encoded by the coding sequence GTGCGAAGGATTCTGGTCACGGGTGCGCGGGGACAACTCGGCGCCCGGCTGTTGCAATGTGCCGAGGCCGCGGGCGTGTCGGCGGTCGGTGTCGGGTCGGCCGAGCTCGACATCACCGACCGCGAGGCGGTCGACTCGTGGGTCGAGCCCGGATCCGTCGTGGTGAACTGCGCCGCCTACACGGCCGTCGACGCGGCCGAGTCGGACGAGGCGGCCGCCGCCGCGGTCAACGAGCGCGGCGCGCGCAACGTCGCCGAGGCGTGTGCGCGGGCGGGCGCCGGGCTGATCCACGTCTCCACGGACTACGTGTTCCCCGGGGACGCGCACGCGCCCTACGAGGCCGACGACGCCACCGGTCCGCGGAGCGCGTACGGGCGGACCAAGCTGGCGGGGGAGCAGGCCGTGCGGCGGGCGCTGCCCGACGCGCAGGTCGTGCGGACGGCGTGGGTGTACACCGGCGCCGACAGCGACTTCGTCGCGACCATGCTGCGGCTCGAACGCGAGCGCGAGACCGTGCAGGTGGTCGACGACCAGCTCGGATCGCCCACCTACGCGGTGGATCTCGCGGCGGGCCTGCTCGAGCTCGCCCGCACCGGTGGCCGTGGCGTCCCCACGCTGCACGCGACCAACGCCGGTTCGGCGACCTGGTTCGACCTGGCGCGGGCGGTCTTCGCCGAGGTCGGCGCCGACCCCGAGCGGGTGCGCGCGTGCTCGAGCGCCGAGTTCGTCCGGCCCGCACCGCGGCCTGCGTACTCGGTGCTCTCCCCGCGGTCGTGGGAGGCCGCCGGACTGACCCCGCTGCGGCCGTGGCGGGACGCGCTCGCCGACGCGCTGGCGCGGCTCGGATGA
- the purE gene encoding 5-(carboxyamino)imidazole ribonucleotide mutase, with amino-acid sequence MGSDSDWPTMEAAAEALAEFGVRFEVGVVSAHRTPQRMLDYARDAAGRGLKVIIAGAGGAAHLPGMVASATPLPVIGVPVPLKYLDGMDSLLSIVQMPAGVPVATVSIGGARNAGLLAARILGASDPALQQRMADFQAGLEKMVLEKDEALRAKLLG; translated from the coding sequence ATGGGCAGCGACTCGGATTGGCCGACGATGGAGGCGGCCGCCGAGGCGCTCGCGGAGTTCGGTGTCCGCTTCGAGGTGGGCGTCGTGTCGGCGCACCGCACCCCGCAGCGCATGCTCGACTACGCGCGGGACGCGGCCGGGCGCGGACTCAAGGTGATCATCGCGGGCGCCGGTGGCGCCGCGCACCTTCCCGGCATGGTGGCGTCGGCGACGCCGCTGCCGGTGATCGGCGTCCCGGTTCCGCTGAAGTACCTCGACGGCATGGACTCGCTGCTGTCGATCGTGCAGATGCCGGCCGGTGTCCCGGTCGCGACCGTGTCGATCGGGGGCGCCCGCAACGCCGGTCTGCTGGCGGCGCGCATCCTGGGCGCGTCCGATCCGGCCCTGCAGCAGCGGATGGCGGACTTCCAGGCCGGCCTGGAGAAGATGGTCCTGGAGAAGGACGAGGCGCTGCGCGCCAAGCTGCTCGGCTGA
- a CDS encoding 5-(carboxyamino)imidazole ribonucleotide synthase → MPVVTMVGGGQLARMTHQAAVELGQTLRVLAGSLDEPAAQVSPDVVLGSHTDLAALRKAALGSNALTFDHEHVPTEHLDVLVSEGVNVQPPPQALVYAQDKLAMRRKLSEMGAPVPPFAEVTWAEDVVRFGAEHGWPVVIKAVRGGYDGRGVWITDDSDEAEAIVSEQLDRGVQLMVEQAVDFTRELSAMVARSPFGQGASWPVVETVQRSGQCAVVLAPAPQLSKELSAEAEQLALRVASELGVVGSMAVELFETTDGALVVNELAMRPHNSGHWTQDGARTSQFEQHLRAVLDYPLGDPSPIAPVTVMANVLGAPEAPAMSMDERLHHLFARMPDAKVHLYGKGERKDRKIGHVNVLGAASGSIDDPAYVAAVRERAERAAHWLSHAEWTDGWDEHGRS, encoded by the coding sequence ATGCCCGTGGTGACGATGGTCGGCGGCGGCCAGCTCGCCCGCATGACGCATCAGGCGGCCGTCGAGTTGGGACAGACCCTGCGGGTGCTCGCGGGCAGCCTCGACGAACCCGCGGCGCAGGTCAGCCCGGACGTCGTGCTCGGCAGCCACACCGATCTCGCCGCGCTGCGCAAGGCTGCGCTCGGCTCCAACGCCCTCACGTTCGATCACGAACACGTCCCCACCGAGCACCTCGACGTGCTGGTCTCCGAGGGCGTGAACGTGCAGCCGCCGCCGCAGGCGCTCGTGTACGCGCAGGACAAGCTGGCGATGCGCCGCAAGCTCAGCGAGATGGGTGCGCCCGTCCCGCCGTTCGCGGAGGTCACGTGGGCCGAGGACGTCGTCCGATTCGGCGCCGAGCACGGCTGGCCGGTGGTGATCAAGGCGGTGCGCGGCGGTTACGACGGGCGCGGCGTGTGGATCACCGACGACTCCGACGAGGCCGAGGCGATCGTGAGCGAGCAGCTCGACCGGGGCGTGCAGCTCATGGTCGAGCAGGCCGTCGACTTCACCCGGGAGCTGTCGGCGATGGTCGCGCGCTCGCCGTTCGGGCAGGGCGCCTCGTGGCCGGTCGTCGAGACCGTGCAGCGGAGCGGCCAGTGCGCGGTGGTGCTGGCGCCGGCGCCGCAGCTGTCGAAGGAACTGTCCGCCGAGGCCGAGCAGTTGGCGCTGCGCGTGGCGTCGGAGTTGGGTGTCGTCGGCTCGATGGCCGTCGAGCTGTTCGAGACCACCGACGGCGCGCTGGTCGTGAACGAACTCGCGATGCGCCCGCACAACTCCGGTCACTGGACGCAGGACGGGGCGCGAACGTCGCAGTTCGAGCAGCATCTGCGCGCGGTCCTCGACTACCCGCTCGGCGATCCGTCGCCGATCGCGCCCGTCACCGTGATGGCGAACGTGCTGGGCGCGCCCGAGGCACCTGCCATGAGCATGGACGAGCGTCTGCACCACCTGTTCGCACGGATGCCCGACGCGAAGGTGCACCTGTACGGCAAGGGCGAGCGGAAGGACCGCAAGATCGGGCACGTGAACGTGCTCGGCGCGGCCTCCGGTTCGATCGACGACCCGGCGTACGTGGCCGCGGTGCGCGAGCGGGCCGAGCGGGCGGCGCACTGGCTGTCGCACGCCGAATGGACCGACGGGTGGGACGAGCACGGTCGGTCCTGA
- a CDS encoding ABC transporter ATP-binding protein, with the protein MRIGDEKVWARGLTRTYGTGDTAVQALRGVDVDFGSGVFTAIMGPSGSGKSTLMHCLAGLDVATAGTVHVGGTEITALGDRELTELRRERIGFVFQAFNLLPVLSAEENMLLPLRLAGRVPEQGWRDEVVRRLGLADRLGHRPHELSGGQQQRVAVARALLPQPDVIFADEPTGNLDSRTGAEVLDLLRSSVRETGQTVVMVTHDPVAASYADRVVLLADGSIAGEIDRPTTDSVIETMRSLGADDLSGAR; encoded by the coding sequence ATGAGAATTGGTGACGAGAAGGTGTGGGCCCGGGGCCTGACCAGGACGTACGGCACCGGCGACACCGCGGTCCAGGCGCTGCGCGGTGTCGACGTCGACTTCGGGTCCGGGGTCTTCACGGCGATCATGGGCCCGTCCGGGTCGGGCAAGTCGACGCTGATGCACTGTCTGGCCGGCCTCGACGTCGCGACGGCCGGGACCGTGCACGTGGGTGGCACCGAGATCACGGCGCTGGGGGACCGGGAGCTGACCGAACTGCGCCGTGAGCGCATCGGATTCGTGTTCCAGGCGTTCAACCTGCTGCCGGTGCTCTCGGCCGAGGAGAACATGCTGCTGCCGTTGCGCCTGGCCGGACGGGTGCCCGAACAGGGCTGGCGCGACGAGGTGGTGCGCCGGCTGGGGCTCGCCGACCGGCTCGGGCACCGTCCGCACGAGCTGTCCGGCGGGCAGCAGCAGCGGGTCGCGGTGGCACGTGCGCTGCTGCCGCAACCAGACGTGATCTTCGCCGACGAGCCCACCGGCAACCTCGACTCCCGCACGGGCGCCGAGGTGCTGGATCTGTTGCGGTCGAGCGTGCGTGAGACCGGTCAGACCGTGGTCATGGTGACGCACGATCCGGTCGCCGCGTCCTACGCCGACCGGGTCGTGCTCCTCGCCGACGGCAGCATCGCCGGCGAGATCGACCGCCCGACAACGGATTCAGTCATCGAGACGATGCGGTCGCTGGGCGCCGACGACCTCAGCGGGGCACGCTGA
- a CDS encoding GtrA family protein → MSFVDAAMSRVPQPFRAVVLRHHELIKFAIVGGTTMVVDLAFFYTLSLTVLEQKPVVAKIFSGVVATILSYILNREWSFKHRGGRERHHEALLFFTISGIGVVIAAAPLWIANNVFDIRSSVSFTTLMIVDFVLNYIIGNLLQMVFRFWSFRRWVFPEETPRHEVIDRPAPVEITGDESGLL, encoded by the coding sequence GTGTCTTTCGTCGACGCGGCGATGAGCCGAGTTCCCCAGCCCTTCCGGGCCGTCGTCCTCCGCCACCACGAGCTGATCAAGTTCGCAATCGTCGGCGGGACGACGATGGTGGTCGACCTCGCCTTCTTCTACACCCTCAGCCTCACGGTTCTCGAGCAGAAACCGGTGGTCGCGAAGATCTTCTCCGGTGTGGTCGCGACGATCCTGAGCTACATCCTCAACCGTGAGTGGTCGTTCAAGCACCGCGGTGGCCGCGAGCGCCACCACGAGGCGCTGCTGTTCTTCACGATCAGCGGCATCGGCGTCGTCATCGCCGCCGCCCCGCTGTGGATCGCCAACAACGTGTTCGACATCCGGTCGTCGGTGAGCTTCACGACGCTGATGATCGTCGACTTCGTCCTCAACTACATCATCGGCAACCTGCTGCAGATGGTGTTCCGGTTCTGGTCCTTCCGTCGCTGGGTGTTCCCCGAGGAGACGCCCCGCCACGAGGTCATCGACCGGCCCGCGCCCGTCGAGATCACCGGGGACGAGTCCGGCCTCCTCTAG
- a CDS encoding TIGR03089 family protein translates to MPNLTTALLDPILAADPAGPRITYYDDATGERIELSAVTLANWAAKTANLLADEFGLLPGARVAVLLPAHWQTAAVLLGAWWAGLEVTLDADPDAEAALVTADRLGDVADVAEVAVLSLDAFGRPAPDLPVGVTDYATAVRVHGDQFRAVAGTGAALDGRSVDDVVAAARAAAGEQHVGAGDRVLSTRRWPTADDVVTGLLSILAVGASLVQVSNPDAGAMERRVVSEKVTTQLAG, encoded by the coding sequence GTGCCCAATCTGACCACCGCGCTGCTCGACCCGATCCTCGCCGCCGATCCGGCCGGGCCGCGGATCACCTACTACGACGACGCCACCGGTGAGCGCATCGAACTGTCGGCGGTCACGCTCGCCAACTGGGCGGCCAAGACCGCGAACTTGCTGGCCGACGAGTTCGGGCTGCTGCCCGGGGCCCGGGTCGCGGTGCTGCTGCCGGCGCACTGGCAGACCGCCGCGGTGCTGCTGGGCGCGTGGTGGGCCGGGCTCGAGGTCACGCTCGACGCCGACCCGGACGCCGAGGCCGCGCTCGTCACGGCCGACCGCCTGGGCGACGTCGCCGACGTCGCCGAGGTCGCGGTGCTGTCGCTGGACGCCTTCGGCCGTCCGGCCCCGGATCTGCCGGTGGGGGTCACCGACTACGCGACCGCGGTGCGCGTGCACGGCGACCAGTTCCGGGCCGTGGCCGGAACCGGTGCCGCGCTCGACGGTCGCAGTGTCGACGACGTCGTGGCCGCGGCCCGCGCCGCCGCCGGCGAGCAGCACGTCGGGGCCGGCGACCGGGTGCTCTCGACGCGCCGTTGGCCCACCGCGGACGACGTCGTGACCGGACTGCTGTCGATACTCGCGGTGGGCGCCTCGCTGGTGCAGGTCTCGAATCCCGATGCGGGGGCGATGGAGCGCCGCGTCGTGTCCGAGAAGGTCACCACCCAACTGGCCGGGTGA
- a CDS encoding sensor histidine kinase, which translates to MPGFPARYRLSERWYRWSAAHAVGIDRVVAAFLTFACLVSAVGGGAAAAVVSLGMTVPLAWRRSRTVVSGFVVAAFAIAHLVLIPDMLLPSVIAVPIALYAFAAYTPRWASYTALLIAIGGAAVGGLEYFAYEGRGWQQAVITSTFLVVFVLAVWAFGDLRRVRMKEIEGLTERARLLELERAQEAELAALGERTRIAREMHDIVAHSLTVVIAQADGGRYSAAKDPQAAVTALETIAATGRQALTDMRALLSVLREDRPREFAAVPGATDIPALVAELQRGGLDVVLRVTGPPRELSAGAGLTAYRIVQESLTNVLKHAGPGAHACVDVDWGTSELELVVTDDGRGGAAALIEASPGGQGVIGMTERAKLHGGSLVAAPVAGGGYRVRGRLPYSAP; encoded by the coding sequence ATGCCCGGATTCCCTGCCCGTTACCGGCTGAGCGAGCGCTGGTACCGCTGGAGCGCCGCCCACGCGGTCGGGATCGATCGCGTGGTGGCGGCCTTCCTGACGTTCGCGTGCCTCGTGTCGGCCGTCGGGGGCGGCGCGGCCGCCGCGGTGGTCTCGCTCGGCATGACGGTGCCGCTGGCGTGGCGGCGGTCGCGCACCGTCGTCTCGGGTTTCGTCGTGGCCGCGTTCGCGATCGCGCACCTGGTGCTGATCCCCGACATGCTGCTGCCCAGCGTGATCGCCGTGCCCATCGCGTTGTACGCGTTCGCCGCGTACACGCCGCGGTGGGCCAGCTACACCGCGCTGCTCATCGCGATCGGCGGCGCGGCCGTCGGCGGTCTCGAGTACTTCGCGTACGAGGGCCGCGGCTGGCAGCAGGCGGTCATCACCTCGACGTTCCTGGTCGTGTTCGTGCTGGCGGTGTGGGCGTTCGGTGATCTGCGCCGGGTGCGTATGAAGGAGATCGAGGGGCTCACCGAACGCGCACGCCTGCTCGAACTCGAACGCGCGCAGGAGGCCGAACTGGCGGCGCTGGGCGAACGCACCCGCATCGCGCGGGAGATGCACGACATCGTCGCGCACTCGCTCACGGTCGTCATCGCGCAGGCGGACGGCGGTCGCTACAGCGCCGCGAAGGATCCGCAGGCGGCCGTGACCGCGCTCGAGACGATCGCCGCGACCGGGCGACAGGCGCTCACCGACATGCGCGCGCTGCTGTCGGTGCTGCGCGAGGATCGTCCCCGCGAGTTCGCCGCGGTGCCCGGCGCCACCGACATCCCCGCGCTGGTGGCCGAGCTGCAGCGCGGCGGCCTGGACGTCGTGCTGCGGGTGACCGGCCCGCCCCGGGAGTTGTCCGCCGGTGCCGGGCTCACCGCGTACCGGATCGTGCAGGAGTCGCTGACGAACGTGCTCAAGCACGCCGGCCCCGGTGCCCACGCCTGCGTCGACGTGGACTGGGGCACAAGCGAACTCGAACTCGTCGTCACCGACGACGGCCGGGGCGGCGCGGCGGCCCTCATCGAGGCGTCCCCGGGTGGCCAGGGCGTGATCGGGATGACCGAGCGGGCCAAGCTGCACGGCGGCTCCCTGGTGGCCGCACCCGTCGCGGGCGGCGGATACCGGGTGCGGGGCCGGCTGCCGTACTCCGCGCCCTAG